A part of Phoenix dactylifera cultivar Barhee BC4 chromosome 2, palm_55x_up_171113_PBpolish2nd_filt_p, whole genome shotgun sequence genomic DNA contains:
- the LOC103708418 gene encoding auxin response factor 18, with the protein MITFSSEPVKESMKDSDKCLDSQLWHACAGGMVQMPAVNSKVYYFPQGHAEHAQGIVDFGSSPRVPALLLCRVTAVKFMADPETDEVFAKIRMIPVRSDEPDYGDDDGMGLGGNGADVQEKPASFAKTLTQSDANNGGGFSVPRYCAETIFPRLDYSADPPVQTVLAKDVHGEVWKFRHIYRGTPRRHLLTTGWSTFVNQKKLVAGDSIVFLRTENGDLCVGIRRAKRGVGGGHESPSGWNPPTGNCFSAYGGLSVFLREEENKLMRSNGSGGILNSGGTIMRGRGRVRAESVIDAANLAANGKPFEVIYYPRASTPEFCVKAAAVRVAMRIQWCPGMRFKMAFETEDSSRISWFMGTISSVQVADPIRWPNSPWRLLQVTWDEPDLLQNVKHVSPWLVELVSNMPAIHLTPFSPPRKKLRVPQHSDFPIDGQFPTPVFPGNPLGPGSSPLCFFPDSTPAGIQGARHAQFGISLSDLHLNKLQSGLFHAGLQRLDQATPPSRISTGLLIGNPAIHDNVSCLLTVGNPSQSTKKLCNGKTPQLVLFGQPILTEQQISLSNSGDIISPGVTGNSSSDGNPEKTTNMSDGSGSSVHQNGLAENSSCEGFPWYRDRRASELGLETGHCKVFMESEDVGRTLDLSVLGSYEELYGRLADMFGIDKSEMMSHVLYRDAAGAVKQTGGEPFSEFTKTARRLTILTDSGSDNIGRNAVVS; encoded by the exons ATGATCACATTCAGCAGCGAACCCGTCAAAGAATCGATGAAGGACTCCGACAAGTGCTTGGACTCCCAGCTCTGGCACGCATGCGCCGGCGGGATGGTTCAGATGCCGGCGGTGAACTCGAAGGTGTATTACTTCCCCCAGGGCCACGCAGAGCACGCCCAAGGCATCGTGGACTTCGGGAGCTCCCCCCGTGTCCCGGCGCTCCTCCTCTGCCGGGTGACTGCTGTGAAATTCATGGCAGATCCAGAGACCGACGAGGTCTTTGCCAAGATCCGGATGATTCCAGTTCGGTCGGACGAGCCGGACTATGGCGACGATGATGGAATGGGCCTCGGTGGCAACGGGGCTGATGTGCAAGAAAAGCCTGCTTCTTTTGCCAAGACACTGACCCAGTCGGATGCCAACAATGGCGGGGGCTTCTCTGTTCCTCGCTACTGTGCCGAGACCATCTTCCCACGGTTGGACTACTCGGCCGACCCTCCAGTCCAGACTGTTCTCGCCAAGGATGTGCATGGCGAGGTCTGGAAGTTCAGGCATATATACAGAGGGACTCCTCGCCGGCACTTGCTTACCACCGGGTGGAGCACTTTTGTGAACCAGAAGAAGCTTGTTGCTGGGGATTCGATTGTGTTCCTGAGAACAGAGAATGGGGATCTTTGTGTGGGGATCAGACGGGCCAAAAGAGGGGTTGGCGGGGGGCATGAGTCCCCGTCTGGGTGGAATCCTCCCACTGGAAACTGTTTCTCAGCCTATGGGGGTTTATCTGTCTTCCtgagggaagaagaaaataagttGATGAGAAGCAATGGAAGTGGCGGTATCTTGAATTCTGGTGGGACTATTATGAGGGGAAGGGGTCGAGTGAGGGCCGAATCCGTTATCGACGCTGCAAATCTTGCAGCTAATGGCAAGCCTTTTGAGGTAATTTACTACCCAAGAGCCAGTACGCCTGAGTTCTGTGTGAAAGCTGCAGCTGTTAGAGTAGCGATGCGGATCCAGTGGTGTCCTGGGATGAGATTTAAGATGGCTTTTGAAACTGAGGATTCCTCGAGGATTAGCTGGTTCATGGGAACTATATCTTCTGTTCAGGTTGCAGATCCGATAAGATGGCCTAATTCACCTTGGAGACTTCTTCAG GTGACATGGGATGAACCAGACTTATTACAGAATGTGAAACATGTGAGCCCGTGGCTTGTTGAACTGGTTTCTAACATGCCAGCTATCCATTTAACACCCTTCTCCCCACCACGGAAGAAGCTTCGCGTCCCCCAGCACTCTGATTTTCCCATTGATGGCCAATTTCCAACTCCGGTGTTTCCAGGAAACCCCCTTGGGCCCGGCAGCAGCCCGTTGTGCTTCTTTCCAGACAGCACTCCTGCAGGCATACAGGGAGCCAGGCATGCTCAATTTGGtatatctctatcagatctcCACCTTAACAAACTGCAGTCGGGTCTGTTCCATGCTGGGCTTCAAAGGCTTGATCAAGCCACTCCACCCTCTAGAATCTCCACAGGACTTCTCATTGGCAATCCTGCCATTCATGACAATGTATCTTGTTTGCTAACTGTGGGCAATCCTTCTCAGAGCACAAAGAAACTATGCAATGGAAAGACACCTCAGTTAGTGCTCTTTGGACAGCCAATACTCACTGAACAGCAGATATCTTTGAGCAATTCTGGGGACATAATCTCCCCTGGAGTTACTGGAAACAGTTCATCAGATGGGAATCCTGAAAAGACCACAAACATGTCAGATGGTTCTGGCTCTTCAGTTCATCAAAATGGGCTTGCAGAGAATTCGTCATGTGAAGGATTTCCATGGTACAGGGATCGCCgagcatccgagcttggtctgGAGACTGGACATTGCAAGGTATTCATGGAATCAGAGGATGTAGGTCGCACCCTGGACCTTTCTGTCCTTGGTTCATACGAAGAGCTGTATGGGAGGCTAGCTGACATGTTTGGGATTGATAAATCAGAAATGATGAGCCATGTGCTTTACCGAGATGCAGCAGGTGCAGTTAAGCAAACTGGAGGTGAACCCTTCAG CGAGTTCACCAAGACAGCACGGAGGCTGACGATATTAACGGATTCGGGCAGCGACAACATAGGAAG GAATGCAGTTGTTTCATGA